One part of the Odontesthes bonariensis isolate fOdoBon6 chromosome 13, fOdoBon6.hap1, whole genome shotgun sequence genome encodes these proteins:
- the LOC142397641 gene encoding UDP-N-acetylglucosamine--peptide N-acetylglucosaminyltransferase 110 kDa subunit isoform X1 → MASSVGNVADSTEPTKRMLSFQGLAELAHREYQSGDFEAAERHCMQLWRQEPDNTGVLLLLSSIHFQCRRLDRSAHFSTLAIKQNPMLAEAYSNLGNVYKERGQLQEAIEHYRHALRLKPDFIDGYINLAAALVAAGDMEGAVQAYVSALQYNPDLYCVRSDLGNLLKALGRLEEAKACYLKAIETQPNFAVAWSNLGCVFNAQGEIWLAIHHFEKAVTLDPNFLDAYINLGNVLKEARIFDRAVAGYLRALSLSPNHAVVHGNLACVYYEQGLIDLAIDTYRRAIELQPHFPDAYCNLANALKEKGNVSEAEECYNTALRLCPTHADSLNNLANIKREQGNIEDAVQLYRKALEVFPEFAAAHSNLASVLQQQGKLQEALMHYKEAIRISPTFADAYSNMGNTLKEMQDVQGALQCYTRAIQINPAFADAHSNLASIHKDSGNIPEAIASYRTALKLKPDFPDAYCNLAHCLQIVCDWTDYDERMKKLVSIVADQLEKNRLPSVHPHHSMLYPLSHNFRKAIAERHGNLCLDKVHALIKINALHKPAFEHPKDLKASGGRLRVGYVSSDFGNHPTSHLMQSIPGMHNPEKFEVFCYALSPDDSTNFRVKVVAEAHHFTDLSQIPCNGKAADRIFQDGVHILVNMNGYTKGARNELFALRPAPIQAMWLGYPGTSGAPFMDYIISDKETSPVEVAEQYSEKLAYMPNTFFIGDHANMFPHLKKKAVIDFKSNGHIFDNRIVLNGIDLKAFLDSLPDVKVIKMKCDNNQEAAGDTNGALSMPVIPMNTAAEAIINMINQGQIQVTINGFTVSNGLATTQINNKAATGEEVPRTIVVTTRSQYGLPEDSIVYCNFNQLYKIDPPTLQMWANILKRVPNSVLWLLRFPAVGEPNIQQYALNLGLPASRIIFSPVAPKEEHVRRGQLADVCLDTPLCNGHTTGMDVLWAGTPMVTMPGEDTSETLASRVAASQLSCLGCPELIAQSRQDYEDIAVKLGSDMEYLKMIRARVWKQRICSPLFNTKQYTTDLERLYLQMWEHHSNGNKPEHLVKLQTVETSESA, encoded by the exons ATGGCGAGCTCAGTGGGAAACGTGGCTGACAGCACAG AACCAACAAAACGTATGCTTTCCTTCCAAGGGTTGGCTGAGCTGGCGCACCGGGAGTACCAATCAGGAGATTTCGAGGCAGCTGAGCGCCACTGCATGCAGCTGTGGAGGCAGGAGCCTGATAACACAGGCGTGTTGTTGCTTCTGTCATCCATCCACTTCCAGTGCCGAAGACTTGACAG GTCCGCTCACTTCAGTACCTTGGCCATCAAACAGAACCCAATGCTTGCCGAGGCCTACTCCAATCTGGGGAACGTGTACAAGGAGCGTGGGCAACTGCAGGAGGCCATAGAGCATTATCGCCATGCACTGAGACTGAAGCCAGATTTCATTGATGGGTACATCAACCTGGCAGCAGCTCTGGTGGCCGCAGGAGACATGGAGGGAGCAGTGCAGGCTTATGTCTCTGCATTACAGTACAACCCG GATCTTTATTGTGTGCGTAGCGACTTGGGCAATTTGCTTAAAGCCCTGGGACGTTTGGAAGAGGCTAAG GCTTGCTACCTGAAAGCCATTGAGACTCAGCCCAACTTTGCAGTGGCTTGGAGCAACTTAGGTTGTGTATTCAATGCCCAGGGAGAAATATGGCTTGCCATACACCATTTTGAAAAG GCGGTGACTCTGGATCCAAATTTTCTTGATGCATACATCAATTTAGGCAATGTTTTGAAAGAAGCCCGCATCTTTGACAG AGCTGTGGCTGGATACCTGAGAGCCCTGAGTCTTAGCCCCAACCATGCAGTTGTCCATGGAAACCTGGCCTGTGTCTACTACGAGCAGGGTCTCATTGACCTGGCCATCGACACCTACCGTCGTGCTATTGAACTGCAGCCCCACTTTCCTGATGCCTATTGCAATTTGGCAAATGCCCTAAAGGAGAAAGGCAAT GTGTCTGAAGCAGAAGAGTGCTACAACACAGCTTTGCGTTTGTGCCCAACTCATGCCGACTCCCTGAACAACTTGGCCAATATCAAGCGTGAGCAGGGTAACATTGAGGATGCAGTTCAGCTCTATAGAAAAGCCTTGGAG gTGTTCCCAGAGTTTGCAGCAGCTCACTCTAACCTGGCCAGTGTGCTACAGCAGCAGGGAAAACTCCAGGAGGCCCTCATGCATTACAAGGAGGCAATAAG aatcagCCCCACGTTTGCTGATGCCTATTCCAACATGGGCAATACACTGAAGGAAATGCAAGATGTGCAGGGAGCGCTGCAGTGCTACACCCGGGCCATCCAAATCAACCCCGCCTTTGCTGATGCTCACAGCAATTTGGCCTCAATTCACAAG GATTCTGGAAACATCCCAGAAGCCATTGCGTCTTACCGCACAGCCCTGAAACTCAAGCCGGACTTCCCTGATGCTTACTGCAACTTGGCACATTGCTTACAG ATCGTGTGTGACTGGACAGATTATGATGAGCGGATGAAAAAACTTGTGAGCATTGTAGCTGACCAGCTGGAAAAGAACCGCTTGCCCTCAGTGCACCCACACCACAGCATGCTGTATCCATTGTCCCACAATTTCCGCAAGGCTATCGCTGAACGCCATGGGAACCTATGTCTGGACAAGGTACACGCACTGATCAAA ATTAATGCACTGCACAAACCTGCTTTTGAGCACCCTAAGGATCTGAAGGCCAGTGGCGGACGACTGCGTGTCGGCTATGTCAGCTCTGACTTTGGGAACCACCCAACTTCCCACCTGATGCAGTCCATTCCTGGAATGCACAATCCTGAGAAATTCGAG GTGTTCTGCTACGCACTCAGCCCTGATGATAGTACTAACTTCCGTGTGAAAGTAGTAGCAGAAGCTCATCATTTCACAGACCTCTCACAG ATCCCTTGCAACGGCAAGGCAGCTGATCGTATCTTCCAGGATGGAGTGCACATTCTGGTCAACATGAACGGATACACCAAGGGAGCCCGAAATGAGCTGTTTGCTCTTCGCCCTGCTCCCATTCAG GCTATGTGGCTTGGTTACCCTGGTACCAGTGGGGCTCCCTTCATGGATTACATAATCTCTGACAAGGAAACATCACCTGTGGAAGTAGCTGAGCAGTACTCTGAGAAACTTGCCTACATGCCCAATACCTTCTTCATTGGAGATCATGCCAATATGTTCCCTCACCTCAAG AAAAAGGCAGTGATTGATTTCAAGTCAAATGGACACATCTTTGACAACCGCATTGTTCTTAATGGTATTGATCTGAAAGCCTTCTTGGACAGTCTGCCAGATGTCAAAGTGATAAAG ATGAAATGTGACAACAACCAGGAAGCTGCTGGGGACACAAATGGCGCTCTGTCCATGCCGGTTATCCCCATGAACACAGCAGCTGAGGCAATCATCAACATGATTAATCAGGGCCAAATCCAGGTCACAATCAATGGCTTCACAGTCAGCAACGGTCTGGCAACAACACAG ATCAATAACAAAGCTGCAACTGGGGAGGAAGTGCCGCGCACTATTGTTGTGACAACCCGCTCCCAGTATGGTCTCCCAGAGGACTCCATTGTCTACTGCAACTTCAACCAGCTCTACAAGATTGACCCCCCCACTCTTCAGATGTGGGCCAAT ATCCTGAAACGTGTGCCCAACAGTGTGCTATGGCTTCTTCGCTTCCCTGCTGTTGGTGAGCCCAACATCCAGCAGTACGCTCTGAACTTGGGTCTGCCGGCCTCTCGCATAATTTTTTCTCCAGTGGCGCCCAAGGAGGAGCACGTGAGAAGAGGCCAGCTGGCTGACGTGTGCCTAGACACTCCTCTTTGCAATGGTCACACTACAGGCATGGATGTTCTCTGGGCTGGCACTCCCATGGTAACCATGCCAGGTGAGGATACAA GTGAGACTCTTGCTTCCCGTGTGGCTGCTTCACAACTCAGCTGTCTGGGCTGCCCTGAGCTAATCGCCCAAAGTCGCCAGGACTATGAGGACATAGCAGTCAAACTGGGCTCTGACATGGAATA CCTGAAGATGATCAGAGCACGTGTTTGGAAACAGAGAATCTGCAGCCCCCTTTTCAACACTAAACAGTACACAACAGACCTGGAAAGGCTCTATCTGCAGATGTGGGAGCACCACAGCAATGGCAACAAGCCAGAACACCTGGTCAAACTCCAGACAGTAGAGACCAGTGAGAGCGCCTGA
- the LOC142397641 gene encoding UDP-N-acetylglucosamine--peptide N-acetylglucosaminyltransferase 110 kDa subunit isoform X3, whose product MASSVGNVADSTEPTKRMLSFQGLAELAHREYQSGDFEAAERHCMQLWRQEPDNTGVLLLLSSIHFQCRRLDRSAHFSTLAIKQNPMLAEAYSNLGNVYKERGQLQEAIEHYRHALRLKPDFIDGYINLAAALVAAGDMEGAVQAYVSALQYNPDLYCVRSDLGNLLKALGRLEEAKACYLKAIETQPNFAVAWSNLGCVFNAQGEIWLAIHHFEKAVTLDPNFLDAYINLGNVLKEARIFDRAVAGYLRALSLSPNHAVVHGNLACVYYEQGLIDLAIDTYRRAIELQPHFPDAYCNLANALKEKGNVSEAEECYNTALRLCPTHADSLNNLANIKREQGNIEDAVQLYRKALEVFPEFAAAHSNLASVLQQQGKLQEALMHYKEAIRISPTFADAYSNMGNTLKEMQDVQGALQCYTRAIQINPAFADAHSNLASIHKDSGNIPEAIASYRTALKLKPDFPDAYCNLAHCLQIVCDWTDYDERMKKLVSIVADQLEKNRLPSVHPHHSMLYPLSHNFRKAIAERHGNLCLDKINALHKPAFEHPKDLKASGGRLRVGYVSSDFGNHPTSHLMQSIPGMHNPEKFEVFCYALSPDDSTNFRVKVVAEAHHFTDLSQIPCNGKAADRIFQDGVHILVNMNGYTKGARNELFALRPAPIQAMWLGYPGTSGAPFMDYIISDKETSPVEVAEQYSEKLAYMPNTFFIGDHANMFPHLKKKAVIDFKSNGHIFDNRIVLNGIDLKAFLDSLPDVKVIKMKCDNNQEAAGDTNGALSMPVIPMNTAAEAIINMINQGQIQVTINGFTVSNGLATTQINNKAATGEEVPRTIVVTTRSQYGLPEDSIVYCNFNQLYKIDPPTLQMWANILKRVPNSVLWLLRFPAVGEPNIQQYALNLGLPASRIIFSPVAPKEEHVRRGQLADVCLDTPLCNGHTTGMDVLWAGTPMVTMPGEDTSETLASRVAASQLSCLGCPELIAQSRQDYEDIAVKLGSDMEYLKMIRARVWKQRICSPLFNTKQYTTDLERLYLQMWEHHSNGNKPEHLVKLQTVETSESA is encoded by the exons ATGGCGAGCTCAGTGGGAAACGTGGCTGACAGCACAG AACCAACAAAACGTATGCTTTCCTTCCAAGGGTTGGCTGAGCTGGCGCACCGGGAGTACCAATCAGGAGATTTCGAGGCAGCTGAGCGCCACTGCATGCAGCTGTGGAGGCAGGAGCCTGATAACACAGGCGTGTTGTTGCTTCTGTCATCCATCCACTTCCAGTGCCGAAGACTTGACAG GTCCGCTCACTTCAGTACCTTGGCCATCAAACAGAACCCAATGCTTGCCGAGGCCTACTCCAATCTGGGGAACGTGTACAAGGAGCGTGGGCAACTGCAGGAGGCCATAGAGCATTATCGCCATGCACTGAGACTGAAGCCAGATTTCATTGATGGGTACATCAACCTGGCAGCAGCTCTGGTGGCCGCAGGAGACATGGAGGGAGCAGTGCAGGCTTATGTCTCTGCATTACAGTACAACCCG GATCTTTATTGTGTGCGTAGCGACTTGGGCAATTTGCTTAAAGCCCTGGGACGTTTGGAAGAGGCTAAG GCTTGCTACCTGAAAGCCATTGAGACTCAGCCCAACTTTGCAGTGGCTTGGAGCAACTTAGGTTGTGTATTCAATGCCCAGGGAGAAATATGGCTTGCCATACACCATTTTGAAAAG GCGGTGACTCTGGATCCAAATTTTCTTGATGCATACATCAATTTAGGCAATGTTTTGAAAGAAGCCCGCATCTTTGACAG AGCTGTGGCTGGATACCTGAGAGCCCTGAGTCTTAGCCCCAACCATGCAGTTGTCCATGGAAACCTGGCCTGTGTCTACTACGAGCAGGGTCTCATTGACCTGGCCATCGACACCTACCGTCGTGCTATTGAACTGCAGCCCCACTTTCCTGATGCCTATTGCAATTTGGCAAATGCCCTAAAGGAGAAAGGCAAT GTGTCTGAAGCAGAAGAGTGCTACAACACAGCTTTGCGTTTGTGCCCAACTCATGCCGACTCCCTGAACAACTTGGCCAATATCAAGCGTGAGCAGGGTAACATTGAGGATGCAGTTCAGCTCTATAGAAAAGCCTTGGAG gTGTTCCCAGAGTTTGCAGCAGCTCACTCTAACCTGGCCAGTGTGCTACAGCAGCAGGGAAAACTCCAGGAGGCCCTCATGCATTACAAGGAGGCAATAAG aatcagCCCCACGTTTGCTGATGCCTATTCCAACATGGGCAATACACTGAAGGAAATGCAAGATGTGCAGGGAGCGCTGCAGTGCTACACCCGGGCCATCCAAATCAACCCCGCCTTTGCTGATGCTCACAGCAATTTGGCCTCAATTCACAAG GATTCTGGAAACATCCCAGAAGCCATTGCGTCTTACCGCACAGCCCTGAAACTCAAGCCGGACTTCCCTGATGCTTACTGCAACTTGGCACATTGCTTACAG ATCGTGTGTGACTGGACAGATTATGATGAGCGGATGAAAAAACTTGTGAGCATTGTAGCTGACCAGCTGGAAAAGAACCGCTTGCCCTCAGTGCACCCACACCACAGCATGCTGTATCCATTGTCCCACAATTTCCGCAAGGCTATCGCTGAACGCCATGGGAACCTATGTCTGGACAAG ATTAATGCACTGCACAAACCTGCTTTTGAGCACCCTAAGGATCTGAAGGCCAGTGGCGGACGACTGCGTGTCGGCTATGTCAGCTCTGACTTTGGGAACCACCCAACTTCCCACCTGATGCAGTCCATTCCTGGAATGCACAATCCTGAGAAATTCGAG GTGTTCTGCTACGCACTCAGCCCTGATGATAGTACTAACTTCCGTGTGAAAGTAGTAGCAGAAGCTCATCATTTCACAGACCTCTCACAG ATCCCTTGCAACGGCAAGGCAGCTGATCGTATCTTCCAGGATGGAGTGCACATTCTGGTCAACATGAACGGATACACCAAGGGAGCCCGAAATGAGCTGTTTGCTCTTCGCCCTGCTCCCATTCAG GCTATGTGGCTTGGTTACCCTGGTACCAGTGGGGCTCCCTTCATGGATTACATAATCTCTGACAAGGAAACATCACCTGTGGAAGTAGCTGAGCAGTACTCTGAGAAACTTGCCTACATGCCCAATACCTTCTTCATTGGAGATCATGCCAATATGTTCCCTCACCTCAAG AAAAAGGCAGTGATTGATTTCAAGTCAAATGGACACATCTTTGACAACCGCATTGTTCTTAATGGTATTGATCTGAAAGCCTTCTTGGACAGTCTGCCAGATGTCAAAGTGATAAAG ATGAAATGTGACAACAACCAGGAAGCTGCTGGGGACACAAATGGCGCTCTGTCCATGCCGGTTATCCCCATGAACACAGCAGCTGAGGCAATCATCAACATGATTAATCAGGGCCAAATCCAGGTCACAATCAATGGCTTCACAGTCAGCAACGGTCTGGCAACAACACAG ATCAATAACAAAGCTGCAACTGGGGAGGAAGTGCCGCGCACTATTGTTGTGACAACCCGCTCCCAGTATGGTCTCCCAGAGGACTCCATTGTCTACTGCAACTTCAACCAGCTCTACAAGATTGACCCCCCCACTCTTCAGATGTGGGCCAAT ATCCTGAAACGTGTGCCCAACAGTGTGCTATGGCTTCTTCGCTTCCCTGCTGTTGGTGAGCCCAACATCCAGCAGTACGCTCTGAACTTGGGTCTGCCGGCCTCTCGCATAATTTTTTCTCCAGTGGCGCCCAAGGAGGAGCACGTGAGAAGAGGCCAGCTGGCTGACGTGTGCCTAGACACTCCTCTTTGCAATGGTCACACTACAGGCATGGATGTTCTCTGGGCTGGCACTCCCATGGTAACCATGCCAGGTGAGGATACAA GTGAGACTCTTGCTTCCCGTGTGGCTGCTTCACAACTCAGCTGTCTGGGCTGCCCTGAGCTAATCGCCCAAAGTCGCCAGGACTATGAGGACATAGCAGTCAAACTGGGCTCTGACATGGAATA CCTGAAGATGATCAGAGCACGTGTTTGGAAACAGAGAATCTGCAGCCCCCTTTTCAACACTAAACAGTACACAACAGACCTGGAAAGGCTCTATCTGCAGATGTGGGAGCACCACAGCAATGGCAACAAGCCAGAACACCTGGTCAAACTCCAGACAGTAGAGACCAGTGAGAGCGCCTGA
- the LOC142397641 gene encoding UDP-N-acetylglucosamine--peptide N-acetylglucosaminyltransferase 110 kDa subunit isoform X5, which translates to MASSVGNVADSTEPTKRMLSFQGLAELAHREYQSGDFEAAERHCMQLWRQEPDNTGVLLLLSSIHFQCRRLDRSAHFSTLAIKQNPMLAEAYSNLGNVYKERGQLQEAIEHYRHALRLKPDFIDGYINLAAALVAAGDMEGAVQAYVSALQYNPDLYCVRSDLGNLLKALGRLEEAKACYLKAIETQPNFAVAWSNLGCVFNAQGEIWLAIHHFEKAVTLDPNFLDAYINLGNVLKEARIFDRAVAGYLRALSLSPNHAVVHGNLACVYYEQGLIDLAIDTYRRAIELQPHFPDAYCNLANALKEKGNVSEAEECYNTALRLCPTHADSLNNLANIKREQGNIEDAVQLYRKALEVFPEFAAAHSNLASVLQQQGKLQEALMHYKEAIRISPTFADAYSNMGNTLKEMQDVQGALQCYTRAIQINPAFADAHSNLASIHKDSGNIPEAIASYRTALKLKPDFPDAYCNLAHCLQIVCDWTDYDERMKKLVSIVADQLEKNRLPSVHPHHSMLYPLSHNFRKAIAERHGNLCLDKINALHKPAFEHPKDLKASGGRLRVGYVSSDFGNHPTSHLMQSIPGMHNPEKFEVFCYALSPDDSTNFRVKVVAEAHHFTDLSQIPCNGKAADRIFQDGVHILVNMNGYTKGARNELFALRPAPIQAMWLGYPGTSGAPFMDYIISDKETSPVEVAEQYSEKLAYMPNTFFIGDHANMFPHLKKKAVIDFKSNGHIFDNRIVLNGIDLKAFLDSLPDVKVIKMKCDNNQEAAGDTNGALSMPVIPMNTAAEAIINMINQGQIQVTINGFTVSNGLATTQINNKAATGEEVPRTIVVTTRSQYGLPEDSIVYCNFNQLYKIDPPTLQMWANILKRVPNSVLWLLRFPAVGEPNIQQYALNLGLPASRIIFSPVAPKEEHVRRGQLADVCLDTPLCNGHTTGMDVLWAGTPMVTMPGETLASRVAASQLSCLGCPELIAQSRQDYEDIAVKLGSDMEYLKMIRARVWKQRICSPLFNTKQYTTDLERLYLQMWEHHSNGNKPEHLVKLQTVETSESA; encoded by the exons ATGGCGAGCTCAGTGGGAAACGTGGCTGACAGCACAG AACCAACAAAACGTATGCTTTCCTTCCAAGGGTTGGCTGAGCTGGCGCACCGGGAGTACCAATCAGGAGATTTCGAGGCAGCTGAGCGCCACTGCATGCAGCTGTGGAGGCAGGAGCCTGATAACACAGGCGTGTTGTTGCTTCTGTCATCCATCCACTTCCAGTGCCGAAGACTTGACAG GTCCGCTCACTTCAGTACCTTGGCCATCAAACAGAACCCAATGCTTGCCGAGGCCTACTCCAATCTGGGGAACGTGTACAAGGAGCGTGGGCAACTGCAGGAGGCCATAGAGCATTATCGCCATGCACTGAGACTGAAGCCAGATTTCATTGATGGGTACATCAACCTGGCAGCAGCTCTGGTGGCCGCAGGAGACATGGAGGGAGCAGTGCAGGCTTATGTCTCTGCATTACAGTACAACCCG GATCTTTATTGTGTGCGTAGCGACTTGGGCAATTTGCTTAAAGCCCTGGGACGTTTGGAAGAGGCTAAG GCTTGCTACCTGAAAGCCATTGAGACTCAGCCCAACTTTGCAGTGGCTTGGAGCAACTTAGGTTGTGTATTCAATGCCCAGGGAGAAATATGGCTTGCCATACACCATTTTGAAAAG GCGGTGACTCTGGATCCAAATTTTCTTGATGCATACATCAATTTAGGCAATGTTTTGAAAGAAGCCCGCATCTTTGACAG AGCTGTGGCTGGATACCTGAGAGCCCTGAGTCTTAGCCCCAACCATGCAGTTGTCCATGGAAACCTGGCCTGTGTCTACTACGAGCAGGGTCTCATTGACCTGGCCATCGACACCTACCGTCGTGCTATTGAACTGCAGCCCCACTTTCCTGATGCCTATTGCAATTTGGCAAATGCCCTAAAGGAGAAAGGCAAT GTGTCTGAAGCAGAAGAGTGCTACAACACAGCTTTGCGTTTGTGCCCAACTCATGCCGACTCCCTGAACAACTTGGCCAATATCAAGCGTGAGCAGGGTAACATTGAGGATGCAGTTCAGCTCTATAGAAAAGCCTTGGAG gTGTTCCCAGAGTTTGCAGCAGCTCACTCTAACCTGGCCAGTGTGCTACAGCAGCAGGGAAAACTCCAGGAGGCCCTCATGCATTACAAGGAGGCAATAAG aatcagCCCCACGTTTGCTGATGCCTATTCCAACATGGGCAATACACTGAAGGAAATGCAAGATGTGCAGGGAGCGCTGCAGTGCTACACCCGGGCCATCCAAATCAACCCCGCCTTTGCTGATGCTCACAGCAATTTGGCCTCAATTCACAAG GATTCTGGAAACATCCCAGAAGCCATTGCGTCTTACCGCACAGCCCTGAAACTCAAGCCGGACTTCCCTGATGCTTACTGCAACTTGGCACATTGCTTACAG ATCGTGTGTGACTGGACAGATTATGATGAGCGGATGAAAAAACTTGTGAGCATTGTAGCTGACCAGCTGGAAAAGAACCGCTTGCCCTCAGTGCACCCACACCACAGCATGCTGTATCCATTGTCCCACAATTTCCGCAAGGCTATCGCTGAACGCCATGGGAACCTATGTCTGGACAAG ATTAATGCACTGCACAAACCTGCTTTTGAGCACCCTAAGGATCTGAAGGCCAGTGGCGGACGACTGCGTGTCGGCTATGTCAGCTCTGACTTTGGGAACCACCCAACTTCCCACCTGATGCAGTCCATTCCTGGAATGCACAATCCTGAGAAATTCGAG GTGTTCTGCTACGCACTCAGCCCTGATGATAGTACTAACTTCCGTGTGAAAGTAGTAGCAGAAGCTCATCATTTCACAGACCTCTCACAG ATCCCTTGCAACGGCAAGGCAGCTGATCGTATCTTCCAGGATGGAGTGCACATTCTGGTCAACATGAACGGATACACCAAGGGAGCCCGAAATGAGCTGTTTGCTCTTCGCCCTGCTCCCATTCAG GCTATGTGGCTTGGTTACCCTGGTACCAGTGGGGCTCCCTTCATGGATTACATAATCTCTGACAAGGAAACATCACCTGTGGAAGTAGCTGAGCAGTACTCTGAGAAACTTGCCTACATGCCCAATACCTTCTTCATTGGAGATCATGCCAATATGTTCCCTCACCTCAAG AAAAAGGCAGTGATTGATTTCAAGTCAAATGGACACATCTTTGACAACCGCATTGTTCTTAATGGTATTGATCTGAAAGCCTTCTTGGACAGTCTGCCAGATGTCAAAGTGATAAAG ATGAAATGTGACAACAACCAGGAAGCTGCTGGGGACACAAATGGCGCTCTGTCCATGCCGGTTATCCCCATGAACACAGCAGCTGAGGCAATCATCAACATGATTAATCAGGGCCAAATCCAGGTCACAATCAATGGCTTCACAGTCAGCAACGGTCTGGCAACAACACAG ATCAATAACAAAGCTGCAACTGGGGAGGAAGTGCCGCGCACTATTGTTGTGACAACCCGCTCCCAGTATGGTCTCCCAGAGGACTCCATTGTCTACTGCAACTTCAACCAGCTCTACAAGATTGACCCCCCCACTCTTCAGATGTGGGCCAAT ATCCTGAAACGTGTGCCCAACAGTGTGCTATGGCTTCTTCGCTTCCCTGCTGTTGGTGAGCCCAACATCCAGCAGTACGCTCTGAACTTGGGTCTGCCGGCCTCTCGCATAATTTTTTCTCCAGTGGCGCCCAAGGAGGAGCACGTGAGAAGAGGCCAGCTGGCTGACGTGTGCCTAGACACTCCTCTTTGCAATGGTCACACTACAGGCATGGATGTTCTCTGGGCTGGCACTCCCATGGTAACCATGCCAG GTGAGACTCTTGCTTCCCGTGTGGCTGCTTCACAACTCAGCTGTCTGGGCTGCCCTGAGCTAATCGCCCAAAGTCGCCAGGACTATGAGGACATAGCAGTCAAACTGGGCTCTGACATGGAATA CCTGAAGATGATCAGAGCACGTGTTTGGAAACAGAGAATCTGCAGCCCCCTTTTCAACACTAAACAGTACACAACAGACCTGGAAAGGCTCTATCTGCAGATGTGGGAGCACCACAGCAATGGCAACAAGCCAGAACACCTGGTCAAACTCCAGACAGTAGAGACCAGTGAGAGCGCCTGA